One window of Gavia stellata isolate bGavSte3 chromosome Z, bGavSte3.hap2, whole genome shotgun sequence genomic DNA carries:
- the LOC104261360 gene encoding monocarboxylate transporter 13, with amino-acid sequence MQAKDSNPPDGGYGWVVVVSAFMVMGLTAAVLKTFGLFFVEIQQHFDELASTTSWITSVTIAIFHLGAPVASSLCVRYTHRAVVITGGLLAFSGMALGFLGLNMVWMYATTGFLQGLGISFSWTPAISIVSHYFSKKRALANAIASAGECAFAFTFGPFFQWLINQYGWKGALLIIGGIQLNICVCGVLMRPLTSSCLLEASHSETETPLGNGASRIDKDDKSLITHKTINWMLVRQPEFVLYAIFGILAAVSFFVTPLFLVPLSYSLGIDESWTASLLSILAMVDFAGRLLCGWYANLHVTKTVHLLTMTITLISTSLMLLPLANNYLSLAIFTGFYGFFFGTTVAVHITVLADVVGMPDFDSALGLFMLIRSTGGFVGPPLAGLIVDMAGDYRAVFYMAGATLVLSAGFLVSLDQLQQRKERVSQTNTKPRKSTLPYTSPCLLKLQNRRENVKEGRKGWITFK; translated from the exons ATGCAGGCCAAAGACAGCAATCCACCAGATGGTGGCTATGGATGGGTTGTGGTAGTGTCAGCCTTCATGGTGATGGGCCTCACTGCTGCCGTCCTCAAGACTTTTGGTCTGTTCTTTGTTGAAATCCAGCAGCACTTTGATGAACTTGCAAGCACCACTTCCTGGATCACATCAGTAACTATTGCCATCTTTCATTTAGGAG CCCCTGTTGCCAGCTCACTATGTGTACGGTACACCCATCGGGCAGTTGTGATCACTGGAGGACTCCTGGCTTTTTCAGGAATGGCACTGGGATTTCTCGGACTCAACATGGTCTGGATGTATGCAACGACTGGCTTCCTACAGG GACTTGGGATTTCCTTTTCATGGACACCAGCCATTAGCATTGTTAGCCATTATTTCTCCAAGAAAAGAGCTTTGGCCAATGCTATTGCCAGTGCCGGAGAATGTGCCTTTGCATTCACGTTTGGGCCATTTTTCCAGTGGTTGATTAATCAATATGGATGGAAAGGTGCCCTCTTGATCATAGGTGGCATCCAACTCAATATTTGTGTCTGTGGAGTACTGATGCGACCCCTGACAAGCAGCTGCCTCCTTGAGGCTAGCCATTCTGAAACTGAGACACCACTTGGCAATGGTGCATCTAGGATAGACAAAGATGATAAGTCTCTCATCACACACAAAACCATCAACTGGATGCTTGTGAGGCAACCAGAGTTTGTACTTTATGCCATTTTTGGCATATTAGCTGCTGTGAGTTTTTTTGTTACTCCATTATTTTTAGTTCCACTTAGCTACAGCCTGGGAATAGATGAATCGTGGACTGCATCCCTCCTATCTATTTTGGCTATGGTGGACTTTGCAGGCAGACTGCTATGTGGCTGGTATGCCAATCTCCATGTTACTAAAACTGTTCATTTGCTGACAATGACAATTACACTGATCAGTACTTCCCTGATGCTGTTGCCACTGGCTAACAATTACCTGTCCTTGGCAATATTCACTGGCTTCTATGGATTCTTCTTTGGCACAACAGTCGCCGTTCACATTACAGTGCTAGCAGATGTTGTAGGCATGCCAGATTTTGACAGTGCTCTAGGGCTTTTCATGCTCATTCGAAGCACTGGAGGTTTTGTGGGGCCTCCTCTTGCTG GTCTGATTGTGGACATGGCTGGAGATTACAGAGCAGTCTTCTACATGGCAGGAGCCACTCTTGTCCTATCAGCTGGATTTTTAGTTAGTTTAGATCAACTccaacagagaaaagaaagagtaagCCAGACTAATACTAAACCAAGAAAGTCAACATTACCCTACACTTCCCCCTGTCTCCTGAAACTTCAAAACAGAAG
- the ERMP1 gene encoding endoplasmic reticulum metallopeptidase 1 — protein sequence MERSEAAAVWRLRATGGRRDRDRDRRHPPPREDGDRDMGGKKRGGPRRRLLPPLPEARGAPLVLLYLLGLRALVHVSHRQLLSQPSAAGPRDFSARRARGYLDNITAIGPRTVGSPENEVLAVNYLLEQIRAIERQSTDAHKIFVDIQRPTGSFSIDFLGGFTSYYANITNVVVKLEPRNGAQHAVLSNCHFDSVPNSPGASDDAVSCAVMLEILNTLSKSSEPLQHAVIFLFNGAEENILQASHGFITQHVWAKSIRAFINLEAAGVGGKELVFQTGPENPWLVQAYVVAAKHPFASVVAQEIFQSGIIPADTDFRIYRDFGNVPGIDLAFIENGYIYHTEYDTANRILTDSIQRAGDNILAVLKYLATSDKLAKSSEYRHGNVVFFDVLGLFVLAYPARVGTIMNYITAAVAFLYLSKKVLQPKTRTIHNLKKFFTAFGLTLISWVCTLVAVLIVAVFVSVIGRSLSWYTHFYVSVFLYGTAAAAKLILVHTLAKKFFYKNMNEQYLGDIFFDASLMIWSIALTMMTQMGLCSAFVCMLWVAFPLLAKLMSHKEFSQKGATMKFVMMYMLGMFVPYLYMMYLSWTVFEMFTPIMGRSGSEILPDVVLAGLIVVITMILSSYFINFIYLVKSTKTTLVTLTTVFVVTLILVCSGIFFPYSSDVANPKPKRVFLQHTSRRFHDLDGNVVKSDSGIWINGFDYNGMSHITPHVPEINDSIRTPCEEQAPFCGLPWILPVHFMFRKNWYLPAPEIFPRRPIHFKVLSKELMPWNSVRLSFEVSGPTHMSLYIRPHEGSALSTWSLGDGTPVASLGGDYFVFYSHGLQATPWHFWVELTAAERRSDGIVSLAVAAHYFFGEDQKSPQLYALLERFPNWTFSSGWSCTYDLFVF from the exons ATGGAGCGGAGCGAGGCGGCGGCTGTGTGGCGGCTCCGCGCCACCGGCGGCCGCCGCGACCGGGACCGCGACCGACGTCACCCGCCGCCGCGGGAGGACGGCGACCGCGACATGGGCGGGAAGAagcggggcgggccgcggcggcggctgctgccgccgctgcccgaGGCGCGGGGGGCGCCGCTGGTGCTGCTGTACCTGCTGGGGCTGCGGGCGCTGGTGCACGTCTCGCACCGGCAGCTGCTGAGCCAGCCgtccgccgccgggccccgcgaCTTCAGCGCCCGCCGCGCCAG GGGATATCTTGACAACATAACAGCAATTGGGCCCAGAACAGTTGGAAGTCCAGAAAATGAAGTTCTTGCAGTTAACTACCTCTTAGAACAAATTAGGGCAATAGAAAGACAAAGCACAGATGCTCACAAGATATTTGTAGATATACAGAGGCCCACAGGCTCCTTCAGCATTGATTTTTTAGGAGGATTTACTAGTTACTATGCAAACATAACCAATGTCGTAGTGAAGCTGGAACCCCGAAATGGAGCTCAGCATGCAGTGTTATCCAATTGTCACTTTGATTCCGTACCAAATAGCCCGG GTGCCAGTGATGATGCTGTTAGCTGCGCAGTGATGCTTGAAATACTTAACACACTTTCAAAATCATCAGAGCCCCTGCAGCATGCTGTCATATTCTTATTTAATGgtgctgaagaaaatattttgcag GCTAGTCACGGCTTCATTACACAACATGTGTGGGCCAAGTCAATTAGAGCTTTTATTAACCTGGAGGCAGCAGGTGTAGGAGGAAAAGAACTTGTTTTTCAAACAG GACCTGAGAATCCTTGGTTGGTACAAGCGTATGTAGTTGCAGCCAAACATCCCTTTGCCTCTGTGGTGGCAcaggaaatatttcagagtGGTATTATCCCAGCAGATACAGACTTCCGTATCTACAGGGACTTTGGCAACGTTCCAG GAATAGATTTGGCTTTTATTGAAAATGGCTACATTTATCATACAGAATATGACACAGCAAACAGAATTTTAACAGATTCCATTCAGAGAGCAG GTGACAATATTCTAGCTGTCCTAAAATACCTAGCAACATCAGATAAGCTGGCTAAATCTTCTGAGTATCGACATGGAAATGTTGTGTTCTTTGACGTACTTGGTTTATTTGTCCTGGCTTATCCTGCTCGTGTTGGCACCATCATGAACTATATTACAGCAgcagttgcttttctttatttaagcAAGAAAGTATTACAGCCCAAAACCAGAA cTATTCATAAcctgaagaaattctttactgcaTTCGGCTTAACACTGATAAGCTGGGTCTGCACACTGGTGGCAGTCCTTATAGTGGCAGTGTTTGTCTCTGTCATTGGACGGTCTCTTTCTTGGTACACCCATTTctatgtttctgtatttctgtatggcactgcagctgcagctaAACTCATTCTTGTGCATACGCTAGCCAAGAAGTTCTTCTACAAG AATATGAATGAGCAGTACCTGGGTGATATTTTTTTTGATGCCTCATTGATGATTTGGTCTATAGCATTGACTATGATGACTCAGATGGGCCTTTGTTCAGCATTCGTTTGTATGTTATGGGTAGCATTTCCTTTACTTGCTAAGCTGATGAGCCATAAAGAATTCAGCCAAAAAG gtGCCACAATGAAGTTTGTCATGATGTACATGCTGGGAATGTTTGTTCCCTATCTGTATATGATGTATCTTAGTTGGACAGTGTTTGAAATGTTTACACCTATCATGGGACGAAGTGGTTCAGAAATTCTACCGGATGTGGTGTTGGCAGGACTTATTGTGGTCATCACTATGATTCTGTCATCCTATTTT ATTAACTTCATTTACCTTGTCAAAAGTACAAAAACGACACTAGTAACTTTAACTACCGTGTTCGTAGTCACTCTGATTCTTGTTTGTAGTGGAATCTTCTTTCCTTACAGTTCTGATGTGGCTAATCCAAAGCCTAAGCGAGTCTTTCTCCAG CACACAAGCAGAAGATTTCATGATCTAGATGGAAATGTGGTTAAAAGTGACTCTGGTATATGGATCAACGGATTTGATTATAATGGAATGTCTCACATAACTCCCCATGTACCTGAAATCAATGACAGCATTAGAACTCCATGTGAGGAGCAGGCTCCTTTCTGTGGCCTTCCTTGGATTCTGCCAGTCCATTTCATGTTCCG aaaaaactGGTATCTTCCTGCTCCAGAAATTTTTCCAAGAAGACCCATTCACTTTAAAGTTCTGTCCAAGGAGCTGATGCCTTGGAACTCTGTGAGGTTAAGTTTTGAAGTATCTG GTCCAACTCACATGTCTCTGTATATTCGGCCACATGAAGGGTCAGCTCTGTCCACCTGGTCTCTCGGGGATGGTACGCCAGTTGCTAGCTTAGGAGGAGACTACTTTGTGTTTTACTCCCACGGTCTGCAGGCCACACCGTGGCACTTCTGGGTAGAACTGACC GCCGCAGAAAGGCGTTCTGATGGAATAGTCTCCCTCGCTGTAGCAGCACATTACTTTTTTGGGGAAGATCAAAAGTCACCTCAACTCTATGCCTTACTGGAGAGGTTTCCAAACTGGACGTTTTCTTCTGGTTGGTCCTGCACTTACGacctttttgtcttttaa